Proteins encoded by one window of Rhodobacteraceae bacterium IMCC1335:
- a CDS encoding aldehyde dehydrogenase family protein: MSVKEIFETMEYGPALEATQEAMQWLQNHDRRFGHFINGANCEGSDHFQSRNPATGEALAKIAQASEQDVHNAVASARAAQADWGAQSGHQRARVLYAIARLVQKHSRLFATLETLDNGKPIRESRDIDIPLVHRHFYYHAGMAQLMASELPNRQALGVCGQIIPWNFPLLMLAWKIAPALAMGNCVVLKPAEYTSLTALLFAEICRQAGVPNGVVNIITGDGTVGEHLVNHPDIDKIAFTGSTDVGRKIRQATAGSGKKLTLELGGKSPFIVFDDADLDSAVEGLVDAIWFNQGQVCCAGSRLLVQEAVADRLHDKIRARMAKLRLGNPLDKSVDMGPLVDPAQVARVNSLVDANTNGTCFQPNIDLPKQGCFYPPTLLTGLSPSDPLMQEEIFGPVLVSTSFRTPQEAVQLANNTRYGLAASIWSENVNLCLGLAPALKAGVIWVNGTNMFDAAAGFGGIRESGFGREGGWEGLTAYTKPKAQTTARSLKPILAKTGTKSAAFGLDRTAKLYIGGKQTRPDSGYSTAVFDAAGDFISDVPSANRKDIRNAVEAAQAAEKWSGSTGHLRAQILYFIAENLSARAAEFAEKINRYTGETNGTAEVEASLERLFTYAAWADKYDGAVRDVPLRGVALALNEPVGVIGAFCPDDTPLLGLVSLLGPALAMGNRVVLVASEPYPLIATEFYQVLETSDVPAGVVNLLTGAHSELVTPLASHLNIDAIWSFSSSDLSTEIETQSALGLKRSWVNYGQDRDWFSTDGEGKGFLAEASQSKTVWIPFGEG; encoded by the coding sequence ATGAGCGTAAAAGAAATATTTGAAACGATGGAATACGGCCCCGCCCTTGAAGCCACGCAGGAGGCAATGCAATGGCTGCAAAACCACGATCGCAGATTTGGGCATTTCATAAATGGCGCAAACTGCGAAGGTTCTGATCATTTTCAAAGCCGCAATCCCGCCACCGGCGAGGCTTTGGCAAAAATCGCCCAAGCCAGCGAGCAAGATGTGCATAACGCCGTGGCCAGTGCCCGCGCTGCACAAGCGGATTGGGGCGCGCAAAGCGGGCATCAACGCGCGCGTGTTTTATACGCCATCGCCCGGCTTGTTCAAAAGCACAGCCGGCTTTTTGCCACATTAGAAACGCTGGATAACGGCAAACCCATTCGTGAATCGCGCGATATTGATATCCCGCTTGTACACCGGCATTTTTATTATCACGCCGGCATGGCCCAGTTGATGGCCAGCGAACTTCCCAACCGGCAAGCGCTGGGCGTGTGCGGCCAGATCATCCCTTGGAATTTTCCACTTCTGATGCTGGCATGGAAAATTGCGCCGGCCTTGGCGATGGGCAATTGCGTGGTTTTGAAACCGGCTGAATACACATCACTCACAGCGCTTTTATTTGCCGAAATCTGCAGGCAGGCCGGCGTGCCAAATGGCGTTGTAAACATCATCACCGGCGATGGCACCGTGGGCGAGCATCTGGTGAACCACCCTGATATCGATAAAATTGCCTTTACCGGATCCACAGATGTGGGGCGCAAAATTCGCCAAGCCACCGCAGGCAGCGGCAAAAAGCTCACTCTTGAATTGGGGGGAAAATCCCCCTTCATCGTGTTTGATGATGCCGATCTTGACAGCGCGGTAGAAGGCTTGGTTGATGCAATTTGGTTCAATCAAGGGCAAGTATGCTGCGCAGGATCGCGGCTTTTGGTGCAAGAGGCGGTGGCGGATCGCTTGCATGATAAAATCCGCGCCCGGATGGCAAAACTGCGGCTGGGCAATCCACTGGATAAATCTGTCGATATGGGGCCGTTGGTTGATCCGGCGCAAGTTGCACGGGTAAACAGCTTGGTTGATGCAAACACAAACGGCACCTGCTTTCAGCCCAATATTGATCTGCCCAAACAGGGCTGCTTTTATCCCCCAACGCTGCTGACCGGGCTCAGCCCATCTGACCCGTTGATGCAGGAAGAAATTTTCGGGCCGGTGCTTGTTTCAACCAGTTTTCGCACGCCGCAAGAAGCCGTGCAGCTTGCCAATAACACCCGCTACGGGCTGGCCGCATCGATCTGGAGTGAAAACGTAAATCTTTGCCTTGGTTTGGCGCCAGCTTTAAAAGCCGGGGTCATTTGGGTAAATGGCACCAATATGTTCGATGCCGCGGCCGGCTTTGGCGGCATTCGCGAAAGCGGCTTTGGCCGCGAGGGTGGCTGGGAAGGCTTAACCGCTTATACCAAACCCAAAGCCCAGACCACCGCCAGATCCTTAAAACCTATTTTGGCAAAAACAGGCACGAAATCTGCGGCTTTCGGCCTTGATCGCACCGCCAAACTGTATATTGGCGGCAAACAAACGCGGCCCGATAGCGGATATTCTACGGCTGTGTTTGATGCCGCCGGAGATTTCATCAGCGATGTTCCAAGCGCCAATCGCAAAGATATCCGCAACGCCGTTGAAGCGGCACAGGCGGCGGAAAAATGGTCTGGATCAACCGGGCATTTACGCGCCCAAATTCTATATTTCATTGCCGAAAACCTCTCGGCCCGCGCCGCTGAATTTGCCGAAAAAATCAACCGCTATACGGGTGAAACAAATGGTACGGCAGAGGTTGAGGCCAGCCTAGAGCGCCTGTTCACCTATGCAGCCTGGGCGGATAAATATGACGGCGCGGTGCGCGATGTGCCCTTGCGCGGCGTGGCGCTGGCTCTGAACGAACCGGTTGGCGTGATCGGCGCTTTTTGCCCGGATGACACGCCACTGCTTGGGCTGGTCTCGCTGCTTGGACCGGCTTTGGCGATGGGCAATCGCGTTGTTTTGGTGGCCTCTGAGCCTTACCCCTTGATTGCCACCGAGTTTTATCAGGTTTTAGAAACCTCGGATGTCCCTGCGGGCGTTGTTAATCTGTTAACCGGCGCCCATTCAGAGCTGGTCACACCTCTGGCCAGTCATTTGAATATCGACGCCATATGGAGCTTTTCCTCCAGCGATTTATCTACGGAAATTGAAACGCAAAGCGCACTGGGTTTAAAACGCAGCTGGGTAAATTACGGACAGGATCGAGATTGGTTTTCAACAGACGGTGAAGGGAAAGGTTTTCTGGCAGAAGCCAGCCAATCAAAAACCGTTTGGATCCCCTTCGGCGAAGGATAG
- a CDS encoding glyoxalase, translated as MDYNTVSAEEFGKSLTGLGVNIIVKNPEQTAQFLDAVFELYPSQLSADFALIRYQDDIFQLHSDKSFAAHPSYPHLPENPPRGAGIEIRLYNSDPDQACAKAQAYGCMVLQPATDKPHGLREATILCPDGYMWVPSRPLA; from the coding sequence ATGGATTACAACACGGTGTCAGCAGAGGAATTTGGTAAATCACTCACCGGCCTTGGAGTGAACATCATTGTGAAAAACCCTGAACAAACAGCCCAATTCTTAGATGCCGTTTTTGAATTATACCCAAGCCAGTTAAGCGCTGATTTTGCCCTCATACGCTATCAAGACGATATATTTCAGCTGCATAGCGATAAAAGCTTCGCAGCGCATCCAAGCTATCCGCATTTGCCCGAAAATCCGCCGCGCGGCGCTGGCATTGAAATTCGCCTCTATAACAGTGATCCGGATCAAGCCTGCGCAAAGGCGCAGGCCTATGGCTGCATGGTTTTACAGCCCGCAACCGATAAACCGCACGGATTGCGCGAAGCAACAATTCTTTGCCCCGATGGCTATATGTGGGTGCCGTCTCGCCCTTTGGCCTAA
- the deoC gene encoding deoxyribose-phosphate aldolase, whose amino-acid sequence MSEQNISAFPQSSASPSARNPGMALDLDWVGAAQANTSAIERRAASLGARRTVKKDYQAAWLLRAITCIDLTTLSGDDTKARVKRLCDKARRPLRDDLLKALDITSLQTGAICVYHDMVETAVTALKGSGIPVAAVSTGFPAGLSPLELRIAEIKASVAAGAREIDIVISRRHVLTQNWQALYDEMQAFRAACGEAHVKAILATGELGSLRNVARASLICMMGGADFIKTSTGKESVNATLPVSLVMVRAIRDYHDRTGYAVGYKPAGGISKAKDALVYLSMIKEELGDQWLRADLFRFGASSLLGDIERQLEHHVTGAYSAGHRHALA is encoded by the coding sequence ATGTCAGAACAAAACATATCAGCCTTTCCACAATCAAGCGCATCCCCTTCAGCAAGAAATCCAGGGATGGCGCTGGATCTTGATTGGGTGGGTGCTGCGCAAGCAAATACGTCCGCGATCGAACGCCGCGCCGCAAGCTTGGGCGCGCGGCGCACCGTCAAAAAAGACTATCAAGCCGCTTGGTTGCTTCGCGCAATCACCTGTATCGATCTGACCACCCTATCGGGTGATGACACGAAGGCGCGTGTCAAACGGCTTTGCGATAAGGCGCGCCGACCGCTCAGGGATGATCTTCTCAAAGCGCTGGATATCACGTCTTTGCAAACCGGCGCAATCTGCGTTTACCACGACATGGTGGAAACCGCTGTTACGGCCTTAAAGGGCAGCGGCATTCCCGTGGCGGCGGTCTCGACCGGCTTTCCTGCCGGATTGTCACCCTTAGAGCTGCGCATCGCTGAAATCAAAGCCAGCGTCGCGGCCGGTGCGCGCGAAATCGATATCGTGATTTCGCGCCGGCATGTGTTAACCCAAAACTGGCAGGCGCTATATGACGAAATGCAAGCCTTTCGCGCGGCCTGCGGCGAGGCCCATGTAAAAGCGATTTTAGCTACGGGCGAGCTTGGCAGCCTGCGCAACGTGGCGCGGGCGTCATTGATTTGCATGATGGGCGGCGCCGATTTCATCAAAACTTCAACAGGCAAAGAAAGCGTCAACGCTACCTTGCCCGTCTCATTGGTGATGGTGCGCGCTATTCGCGACTATCATGACCGCACCGGATATGCGGTCGGCTACAAACCCGCCGGTGGCATTTCAAAAGCCAAAGATGCCCTAGTCTATCTTAGCATGATCAAAGAAGAACTGGGTGATCAATGGCTGCGGGCGGATCTGTTCCGTTTTGGAGCCTCGTCGCTTTTGGGCGATATTGAACGGCAATTGGAACATCATGTCACCGGCGCCTATTCGGCAGGGCACCGGCATGCGTTGGCTTAA
- a CDS encoding AMP nucleosidase translates to MIEGSKICTPDARPETAFYDPDKAVAYLNVLYQDAIGFLQSRFDDVRRSGSTGHRYRAFYPQISLQVDSFRSIDSRLSFGHVTSPGSHTTTITRPDLFAGYLRQQIELLVENHDSPILVGPSETPIPLHFALSDEISANNAEAQSQPFLLRDLFDVPDLATTNDDIVNGDGARSTQEPMPLAPFTAQRVDYSLARLAHYTATDPSHFQNYVLFTNYQFYVAEFEAYARRALADEKSGYSSFVSTGNVEITQSDAVIEPVSKLPQMPSYHLKRADGSGITLVNIGVGPSNAKTATDHIAVLRPHAWIMVGHCAGLRNSQSLGDFVLAHAYLRDDKVLDADLPAWVPIPALAEIQIALETAVADVTKLQGYELKKIMRTGTVATVDNRNWELRDQSGPVQRLSQSRAVALDMESATIAANGYRFRVPYGTLLCVSDKPLHGELKLPGMASDFYKTQVSRHLEIGIKAMESLQNMPLERLHSRKLRSFDETAFL, encoded by the coding sequence ATGATTGAAGGTTCTAAAATATGCACCCCTGATGCGCGTCCTGAAACAGCGTTTTATGATCCGGATAAGGCCGTGGCCTATTTAAATGTTTTGTATCAAGACGCGATAGGATTTTTGCAAAGCCGGTTTGATGATGTGCGGCGTTCGGGCAGCACGGGGCATCGCTATCGAGCGTTTTACCCGCAGATTAGCTTGCAGGTCGATAGTTTCAGAAGCATCGATAGCCGGTTAAGTTTTGGCCATGTAACAAGCCCTGGTAGTCACACAACCACGATCACCCGCCCAGATTTATTTGCCGGGTACCTGCGCCAGCAAATCGAATTATTGGTTGAGAACCATGATTCCCCCATCCTCGTTGGTCCGTCTGAAACGCCGATTCCGTTGCATTTTGCGCTTTCCGATGAGATCTCGGCGAATAATGCTGAGGCCCAATCGCAGCCCTTTTTGCTGAGAGATCTGTTTGATGTTCCGGATTTGGCCACAACAAATGATGATATCGTCAATGGCGATGGCGCGCGCTCGACCCAAGAGCCGATGCCTTTGGCGCCATTCACAGCGCAGCGCGTTGATTATTCTTTGGCGCGCTTGGCGCATTATACCGCAACGGATCCAAGCCATTTTCAAAATTATGTGCTTTTCACAAATTATCAATTTTATGTGGCAGAATTTGAAGCCTATGCGCGCCGCGCTTTGGCTGATGAGAAAAGCGGCTATAGCAGTTTTGTCAGCACGGGGAATGTTGAGATCACGCAGTCTGATGCAGTGATTGAGCCGGTTTCAAAACTGCCACAAATGCCAAGCTATCATTTAAAACGCGCCGACGGCAGCGGCATCACTTTGGTTAATATCGGTGTTGGCCCCTCAAACGCGAAAACAGCAACCGATCACATAGCGGTGCTGCGCCCGCATGCCTGGATTATGGTTGGGCATTGCGCTGGCTTGCGCAATTCGCAAAGCTTGGGCGATTTTGTGTTGGCGCATGCCTATTTGCGTGATGATAAGGTTTTAGACGCAGATCTTCCGGCTTGGGTTCCGATCCCAGCTTTAGCTGAAATTCAGATCGCGCTTGAAACCGCGGTGGCCGATGTCACAAAGCTGCAGGGCTATGAGCTTAAGAAAATTATGCGCACCGGCACCGTGGCCACAGTTGATAATCGAAATTGGGAGCTGCGCGATCAATCTGGCCCGGTTCAGCGTTTAAGTCAATCTCGGGCCGTGGCACTGGATATGGAAAGCGCCACAATCGCGGCGAACGGGTATCGGTTTCGGGTGCCTTACGGAACTTTGCTCTGCGTGTCGGATAAGCCCTTGCACGGCGAGTTGAAGCTGCCGGGAATGGCATCTGACTTTTATAAAACGCAGGTTTCACGGCATTTGGAAATTGGAATAAAGG